The Natronolimnobius baerhuensis DNA segment AAAACATTTCGCCAGTGAATCGCATGACGTGAGTGGGGTACCGTAGAAACCCGCTGTTTGCGGTTCACAGCACGTACCGGTGGAAAGCGAGCGACTGTGCTGGCCGATGGCCAGAGACTGCAACCAAGACGGTGGCTTTTCACCCCGCGCGCACCACGTCCGCGTATGCTCGAGGCCGACACGCCAGTCCTGGACAATCACCTGCATCTCGACCCCGACAACCACCGCGGCATCGACGCCGTCGAGGACTTCGCCCATCTTGGCGGCACCCACCTGCTCGTCGTCAACAAACCCTCCTGGCACCTCGACTGTGAAGTTGACTCCGGCGAGGACTTTCGCCCCGTCTTCGAACGTACCCTCGAGATCGTCGCCGAGGCGTCGGACGCACTCGAGGGGCGCGCCTGGCCCGTCCTCGGCGTCCATCCCGGACTGATCTCGCGACTGGTCGACGAACGCGGCTACAGTCCGGACGAAGCCCGCGAGATCATGCAGGGTGGACTCGATCTCGCCGCGGAGTACGTCGCCGACGGCGACGCGCTGGCGTTGAAATCCGGTCGGCCACACTACGAGGTCTCTGACGCGGTCTGGGACGCCTCAAACGCCGTCATGCGCCATACCTTCGAGCACGGCGGCGACCTCGAGTGTGCCGTTCAACTCCATACGGAAGCCAGCGAAGACCTCACCGAGGTCGCCGACTGGGCCGAAGACGCTGGCATGGCGCGCCACCAAGTCGTCAAACACTACGCCGAAGGCCGACTCGAGGGCCCCACACCGAGCGTCATGAGCGAGAAAGACCGCCTCGAGCGCGCGGCCGAGCGCGGCGAGCCATTCCTGATGGAAACCGACTACGTCGACGACCCCGGCCGACCGGGTGCCGTTCTCGGGCCAAAGACCGTCCCGCGGCGCGTCCGCTGGCTGCTCGAGGCAGGATACGACGACGCCGTCCGAAACGCCCACGTCGAAACGCCCAAGCGCGTATACGGTATCGACACCAAGGCAACACTCGAGCGCCCGTAAGCGGCCCCATCGAAACGAATCACGATGGAAATTCGGTGCCTCGAGGGTCGAGACGGACACTCAGGCCGTCCACTCGAGTTCGATCACTGTTCGCGACTGTCTGTCGAGGCGGCTAGTGTAGAGAAAGGCATTTCAAGCGGCCGGTGTAGGTGTCTGTATGAGCAATCCCCCGACCGAGTTCTACTCGGAGGAACGCTGGCAGAACTGGATCGGCCGCATCAAAGACGAAGAGATCGATCCAGAAGACGAGTCATCGGCGCGGCTCCTGCTGAACCTACAAGACGATACCGCGATTGCAATCGCCAAGATCGTCGCCGCCTACGACGATGGGGACATCGACCAGGAGGACGCACTCGCCGAGATCGAAGATGTCCGTGAGATCGTTCTCAGCGAAGTCGATATCGAAGACGAAGAGAAACTGATCCTCGTCGACGGCGTTCAGACCAGCCTCGTCTGTGTCTTCTTCGCCGCAGAAGAGTTCATCGCCAACGGTCCCGCCGAAGAGGGCAGCGTCGGTGACTACCTCGGCGCTGCCGCAGACGCCGAAGCCGAAGAAGATCTCGATGCTGCACTCGGCTACGCCGCCCAGGCTGGCACACTCATTGTCGACGGCGAAAAACTCGATATGCAGGTCGCCGAAGACCTCGAGTACGGCCTGGTCACTGAGTGGATCAATGGTCTCGACAGCCTCCAGAGCGCAATGAGCGATCCGGAAGTTGTCGAAGAAGACGACGAGTAACGCCCGCAGTATCGTATCGGACCTACGACTGTTTTTCAATTCATTGTCTTCGAAGGCGAACATATCCATATGCCGACAGACATATACGTGATGACGACTATCCTGTTTTAGAATGCGTCGTGGGGACGACCGGGCCGTTACGGTCCAGATTGGGGCAGTGTTACTGCTTGCTATCCTTTTTTCTGCGCTCGCGTTGTATCAGATTAATGTTGTCCCCGAGCAGAATGCTGAGGTCGAGTTCAATCATAACCACGAAGTTCACAACGAAATGCAAGAACTTCGGAATGGGATTCTCAATACCGGAACCGGAGCCGAATCTCACTCGAGTTCGGTAACACTAGGAACGCAGTATCCGACTCGAACAGTCGCAGTAAATCCCCCAAATCCACAGGGGACGCTCGAGACAACTGGGGAGGACAACATCGAAATCGATGCTTCAGTCACGGGTGACTACGTGGTTGATGACGGGGACAATGATGAGGTGCCGATCGACGTCGAATCAGAGATTTTTGATGATGGTATTACAACCACTGGACTGGTGTACGAACCCGATTATAACGAATATAGGAATGCCCCAACAACCCGTATTGAACACGGGTTCGCTTTCAATGATTTCGGTGGTAATAGTGTTGACCTTACGTCTCAACCCGTTGTTGACGGCACCGACCTGACAATCATACAGGTCGACGGTGATCTATCCGAAACCTCAAGCAGTGCCGTCAGCATGGATGTGCGACTCAAGAGTGGGCCGACTGATCCGATAACAATTGTCCCGGACAATGATGATGAGGAGATCAAGATTCCGACGCAAACACCGGATGCGTGGAACAACAATATCGACGAGTCGAACGTGACGATTGATGAAGACTCGGACGCCGAGGGGACTGTGAGCATCGAACTCGAGGCAGACGAGGAGTACGAACTCCGGATAGCGTGTGTTGTCGTTGGCGACGGCACCGGTGACGGTTGTGGAGATTTCGATATTACCGAAGAGACGAGTGACTCTCAGATGGAAGGGGACGCAAGCAGACTCTCTGGTCCCGAAGTAACTGCTCTCACGATTAATCCTGACACGATAACTAAAGGCGAGGAAGAATCCGTTGAGGTGAATGCCATGTTCAACAATACGGAGTTTACTCAAACAGGTAATACTGAAGGCGAACGTGGCGGCGTACCGATCATTGACACTAACTGGACCATTACAGAGGAAAATGGTGAGGTAGTAGATGAAGGGGTGCTCCAACTTGAAGAGCCTGATTATCAGCCAGAAGACCTCGTCGATTTGAAACTTATTCAAAATGGGACTGACAATATTAATGTTGGGGACTTGGAATCCGGCGACTACGAGTTGGAGGTAAAATCGATGGATGCTCGAGGGGTCTGGACAAGTGAAGACGAAAGTAAGACAGCACCGTTGACCATCGAAGAATCCGACGAAAACGGAGAAGAACAGAACGCCCCAACCATTAATCAGTTTGATGTTACTGATGAAACGGAACAACGGGGTAATAGCCCGAACTTTGACGTCGAGTATCAGGTTGAGTGGACTGTTTCAGATCCTGACGGCAACCTAGACCAAGTTGATATTCGATTGTATGATCAGGATGGTATTACTGTCGATTCCGAAGTGATCAGTGAACCTAACAGCGATTCTGAGACAGGTATAACTAGTTTAGAAGATGACTGTAGTACAAATGAGGGAACATGTTCCGGCTACCAAATCGAGATTGAAGCGACCGACTCAACCGGCCTAAGAGCCATTTCGTCGATAACTGACGATGCCAACGGAGAGGGATCGTTTGACGTCAGCGATGGAAATACTGGTCAGGTTTCGTATGTGACTAGCTATAATGATGGGAGTGGTTCAGGTGACTCCTACTATGACGAAACGATTCCTCCTGGTTCCTCTGCACGGGGAATGGTGTCGGACTTCGAAGACATGACTCAACCAGAGCGAGAGGACCCGTGGAATGAATTTGCTATCCTCGAGACAGAGAGCATACCCAATACACAAAATCATGACATGGAGATTGGAATGAGAACAGAAGGAGTATCGACAACGGCTGATGAGTACCTCATTCAAATGGAATACAGTTTCTATGAACCTGATGATTCGGATGATGGGGATATTGACATTGTTGTCGTTAACGAAGATGGCTCCGAACTCCAGCGAGAGTCCGCAGACGCAGATATTTCAAGACCTGACACGGAACAGCTTGCGTTTGAGTTGAACAGTGCTGCGAGGGAAGAAGTTCAAGACACAGGAGAGTTGAACGTAGTCTACGAACGGGAACCCGGCAACTATCAACAGGTCCTCATATATTACCAGCGTACAATAAACTAAGCAGGAACACCTTTGTTTATGATTTGTCTCTGCTGATCTCGACAGTCGAGTCAAACCGACACAACCCACTGGTTTCACCTATTTATTTGGGTTTTCGACATGTGTCGAAGAAAAACCATAAGTGAAATTCTGATCTATCTCTGGTTTTGATCTTGTTCAACAATCGTCGAAACCACGAACGACACTACCATATGGCTTCCCCACTATTGGGTTGGTATGACTGCAGTCGGTATCGACGCGATTGAAATCTGGACTGGGAACCTCAAGATGGATCTTCCCGGCACGTTCGCCCCGGAGAAAGGCGAAGACCCCGAGAAGTACACCAAGGGCCTCGGTCTCAACGCGAGTTCGTTCCCCGACAGCTACGAGGACATCGTCACGATGGGGGCCAACGCCGCCCATCGATTGATGGAACGCAAGGGCCTCGAGCCCGACGACATCGGTCGCATCGACGTTGCGACTGAGAGTTCCTTCGACAACTCGAAGCCGGTTTCGACGTACGTCGCAGGCTGCCTCGAGTCGGTGTACGACGGCGACTTCCACCACGCGAACAAGGGCGAGCGCAAGTTCGCCTGCATTGCGGGGACCCAGAGTCTGGACGACGCGTACAACTGGATTCGCGCGGGTCGCAACCGCGGTCGCGGCGCGCTCGTGATCGCAACTGACACCGCACTGTACGCCCGCGGTGACGCCGGCGAGGCAACTCAGGGTGCGGGTGCCGTCGCAATGTATATCGACGAGGACCCGGATCTGGTCGAACTTTCGACGCATCAGGGCTATGGTTCGGCGGACGAGACGGACTTCCTCAAGCCGAATCAGCAGTTCCCATCCGTCGACGGCAAGCGGTCGGTGCAGGTGTATCTCGCTCGCATGCGCGAGGCGCTCGAGGATTACGAGAGCGTCGCCGGCGACGTGCACCCAACGGATGTCTCGTTCGCGCCGTTCCACACGCCGTTCCCCGGTATGGTTCGGAAGGCAGCGATGCTCGCCTATCGCCACATCACACGCGACACTGCCATCGAGGAGACACTCGCCGAGGAAATCGGCCGTCAGCCTCGTCGAGAGGCGTTCGACGACGAGGAGGCGTTCCACGATGCCGTCCGCGATTACATGGACTCGCTCAAAGAGACCGACCGCTACCAGGAGTGGTACGCGGAGACGATTGATCCGACGCTGTCGATTGCCCGCGAAGTCGGCAACTGGTACACTGGCTCGGTACACATCGCCAGAGTCAGCGCGCTCAAGACTGCCTTTGAGCAGGGCCGCGATATGGCCGGCGAGCAGTTACTCGTGGGCTCCTACGGCAGTGGCGCACAGGCTGAGATCCATGCCGAAATCGTTCAGGACGGCTGGGAAGCCGAACTCGAGGCGTTGAACATCGACGAGCAACTCGCCGAGCGATACGACATGTCGTGGGCGGATTACGAGGAGATTCACGACGCGCATAACCACGAGATGGACGTCGATGTCGAGGAGTTCACGACGCCCGACTCGGAGTTTGTCTTCGATGGGTGGGGGCGTATGGGCGAGCGGAAGTACCGCTACGTCGAGTAACGATCACGGTGTGGGCGGTTTTGTAGCGTCGAGTTGTGGGAGCGAGACAGTATTGGAACGTCTCTTGAGAGTCGCCTCACTCAATCGTCCGAGACGAAACCGATTATGTGCTCGAGCGGCTAGCGCGAGTACGCACGGGGTGCGGTCGGGATTCGAGAGGCGAACCCGAACGTCGAACTACCCGGAATCACTACTCGAGAGATAGATGGACCCACTTACATTCCTCGGCATCGACGTGACGTTGTTTTTCGTCATCGGACTCCTCGGTGGCGCACACTGTATTGGAATGTGTGGACCGCTCGTGACGGTGTATGCACAGCGGATGGACGCTGGAGGGAGCGAACGGGCAACCGACGGCGGCACGGAAACCGTTCGCTCGAGTGGGCGCGGGAGTCATCTGACGACGTACGAGGTCCGCCAGCATGTGCTGTTCAATCTCGGGCGAACGGCAAGCTACACGCTTCTGGGGGCCGCCTTTGGCGCACTCGGCGGCGTGTTGTTCGTGACGACGGCGGAACTCACGTCGGTTGCTGACCTCGTCCGTGGTGGTGCTGGACTTCTGATTGGGGGGTTCATCATCGTCACTGGCGTGTACTACCTGCTCGGGCGGACGACCGGCGGCGTATCTATTCCCGGCCTCGAGCGCGTCGTCGGCGTGTTGACGACCCATGTCGACCGCTTTGCGAACGGCCCGGGAATCATCGGCCTCGGCGCACTCCATGGTCTGTTGCCGTGTCCGATCCTGTACCCCGCGTTTTTGTACGCGTTCACAACCGGCTCGCCGACGAGTGGCGCGCTTGCACTGGCCGCACTCGGCGTTGGGACGATTCCAGCGGTGTTCGCCTACGGGACGCTGATCGAGAGCGTCGATATCACCCACCGGCGGCGAGTTCACCGGCTGCTTGGAGTGGCGTTTATCGTCCTTGGCTACGTGCTACTCGCACACGGGCTGATGAGTCTCGGCATCCACTGGCTCCCACATCCTGAACTGCCGTTCTACGACGGCATCGACGTTCCCGGTATGGACGCAGGCGGCCACGATCAACACTGAACTATGCGCGCTACCGCACACGCACACCGATGACTGCCGATCACGCTGATGAACAGTGTACGCTCTGTGCCCTCCCAGTCGACGGCAGCGACGTCACCGCAGACGGCAACCGCTTTTGCTGTGTCGGCTGTCGAGACGTCTACGACGTACTCGGTGACATCGAGGCTGATGTCGACGTGGACGACGTTCGTCGCGCCCGTGAGAACGACGTCGACGACTCCAATATCCCATCTGATCACGAGACGACCTATCTCGAGGTCGACGGAATGTACTGTGCGAGCTGCGAGGCCTTTATCGAGTCAGTCGCGACCGAAACTGACGGCGTCAGCGCGGCGAGTGCAAGCTACGTGACGGAAACGGCTCGGATCGACCACGACCCCGATGCGGTTTCGCAGGCCGACCTCGAGGAGACGATCAGTCAACTCGGCTACAGCGCCTACGACCGCGACGATGCGTTCAGTCGTCGACAGGCGGACAACTGGGAGATGGCCCGTATCGCGGTCGGTGTCCTGATGGGAATGATGGTGATGTTGCAGTACGTCGTCATCATCTATCCGACGTACTTCGGGGCGTGGTTCTACGACGAGCGAACGCTCGAGTTCTTCGAGGCAACGCTGGCGAGCGAACTGGCGACGCCGTTTTACCTGATGATCGGGGCGTTGACGACGATCATCCTCGCCGTCACCGGCAAGCCGATTCTGCAGGGAGCGTACGTCGGGATCAAGACGCGCTCGCCGAATATGGACTTGCTCGTCGCGATTGCCGCGGTCAGCGCGTGGGTTTACAGCACGCTCTCGATTGCGGTCGACGGCCCGCACATCTACTACGACGTGACCGTCGCGATCATCGTCATCGTCTCGGTCGGGGGCTACTACGAGTCCTCGCTCAAACGCGAGGCGACCGAACGCCTCTCGGATCTGACGAGCGTCCAGGTTGACAGTGCCCGCCGACTCAGCGAGGGAGGCGACCAGGAAGACGTCTCGCTCGAGGAACTCGCGGCTGGCGACCGAGTGCTCGTTCGAACCGGCGAGCGAATCCCAGTCGACGGGACGGTCGTCGACGGCGAGGCCGCAGTCGACGAGGCGGTCATCACTGGCGAATCACTCCCTGTGACGAAAGACGCGGGCGATGTCGTTGTCGGTGGCTCGATGGTCGCAGATGGCGCGGTGACGGTTCGCGTCGGCGAGGACGCGACGAGCAGTCTCGACCGCATTACGGAACTCGTCTGGGACCTCCAGAGCGGGACACACGGCATCCAGAAGCTCGCGGACAAACTCGCGACGATCTTCGTCCCGGTTGTGCTCGTCCTCGCGGTCGTCGTCACGGCGCTCAACCTCGTTCTCGGCACGAGCATCGACGATGCACTGCTGATCGGACTCACCGTCCTGATCGTCTCCTGTCCCTGCGCGCTCGGGCTTGCGACCCCGCTCGCCGTCGCCGCCGGCATCCGCGACGCCCTCGAGCAGTCGATTGTCGTCTTCGACGACACCGTCTTCGAGCGCATTCGGAACGCGGACACGGTCGTCTTCGATAAGACCGGGACGCTGACAACCGGCGATATGACCGTCCTCGAGACCGACTGCGACGACGAGTTGCTCGAGCAGGCAGCAGTGCTCGAGGGGCGGTCTGCACACCCGGTCGGCGAGGCGATTGCGGCCGTGGGTGGCGCCGAACAGACTGCCACGGACGGCGGCGCGGTCGAACCGTCGGCCGCGCACGTGGGGGATGACGAGAGTGACAGCGACGGCGACGGCCTCGAAGACGACCGCCTCGAGGCCTTCGAGAGCCACCGACACGGCGTGTCGGGTGTCGTCGACGGAGAGGAAATCGTCGTTGGACACCCCGATCTGTTCCGCTCGCGGGGCTGGGAGATTTCCGAGGGACTCGAGGCGAAAATCGACGGCCATCGCGAGACTGGACGCGTTCCGGTCGCGGTTGGTCGAAACGGACGTGCAACGGGCGTGATCGTCGTCGGCGACGAACTACGCGAGGGCTGGGGCGAGACGCTGTCTGCAATCCCCGACGACACCGACATCGTCGTCCTGACCGGTGACGATGCGAGCGCAGCGCAGCGCTTCCGCGAGCACGCGGCCATCGATCAGGTGTTCGCAGGTGTGCCAC contains these protein-coding regions:
- a CDS encoding sulfite exporter TauE/SafE family protein — protein: MDPLTFLGIDVTLFFVIGLLGGAHCIGMCGPLVTVYAQRMDAGGSERATDGGTETVRSSGRGSHLTTYEVRQHVLFNLGRTASYTLLGAAFGALGGVLFVTTAELTSVADLVRGGAGLLIGGFIIVTGVYYLLGRTTGGVSIPGLERVVGVLTTHVDRFANGPGIIGLGALHGLLPCPILYPAFLYAFTTGSPTSGALALAALGVGTIPAVFAYGTLIESVDITHRRRVHRLLGVAFIVLGYVLLAHGLMSLGIHWLPHPELPFYDGIDVPGMDAGGHDQH
- the hmgB gene encoding hydroxymethylglutaryl-CoA synthase, whose product is MTAVGIDAIEIWTGNLKMDLPGTFAPEKGEDPEKYTKGLGLNASSFPDSYEDIVTMGANAAHRLMERKGLEPDDIGRIDVATESSFDNSKPVSTYVAGCLESVYDGDFHHANKGERKFACIAGTQSLDDAYNWIRAGRNRGRGALVIATDTALYARGDAGEATQGAGAVAMYIDEDPDLVELSTHQGYGSADETDFLKPNQQFPSVDGKRSVQVYLARMREALEDYESVAGDVHPTDVSFAPFHTPFPGMVRKAAMLAYRHITRDTAIEETLAEEIGRQPRREAFDDEEAFHDAVRDYMDSLKETDRYQEWYAETIDPTLSIAREVGNWYTGSVHIARVSALKTAFEQGRDMAGEQLLVGSYGSGAQAEIHAEIVQDGWEAELEALNIDEQLAERYDMSWADYEEIHDAHNHEMDVDVEEFTTPDSEFVFDGWGRMGERKYRYVE
- a CDS encoding DUF2150 family protein, yielding MSNPPTEFYSEERWQNWIGRIKDEEIDPEDESSARLLLNLQDDTAIAIAKIVAAYDDGDIDQEDALAEIEDVREIVLSEVDIEDEEKLILVDGVQTSLVCVFFAAEEFIANGPAEEGSVGDYLGAAADAEAEEDLDAALGYAAQAGTLIVDGEKLDMQVAEDLEYGLVTEWINGLDSLQSAMSDPEVVEEDDE
- a CDS encoding TatD family hydrolase, whose protein sequence is MLEADTPVLDNHLHLDPDNHRGIDAVEDFAHLGGTHLLVVNKPSWHLDCEVDSGEDFRPVFERTLEIVAEASDALEGRAWPVLGVHPGLISRLVDERGYSPDEAREIMQGGLDLAAEYVADGDALALKSGRPHYEVSDAVWDASNAVMRHTFEHGGDLECAVQLHTEASEDLTEVADWAEDAGMARHQVVKHYAEGRLEGPTPSVMSEKDRLERAAERGEPFLMETDYVDDPGRPGAVLGPKTVPRRVRWLLEAGYDDAVRNAHVETPKRVYGIDTKATLERP
- a CDS encoding heavy metal translocating P-type ATPase; the encoded protein is MTADHADEQCTLCALPVDGSDVTADGNRFCCVGCRDVYDVLGDIEADVDVDDVRRARENDVDDSNIPSDHETTYLEVDGMYCASCEAFIESVATETDGVSAASASYVTETARIDHDPDAVSQADLEETISQLGYSAYDRDDAFSRRQADNWEMARIAVGVLMGMMVMLQYVVIIYPTYFGAWFYDERTLEFFEATLASELATPFYLMIGALTTIILAVTGKPILQGAYVGIKTRSPNMDLLVAIAAVSAWVYSTLSIAVDGPHIYYDVTVAIIVIVSVGGYYESSLKREATERLSDLTSVQVDSARRLSEGGDQEDVSLEELAAGDRVLVRTGERIPVDGTVVDGEAAVDEAVITGESLPVTKDAGDVVVGGSMVADGAVTVRVGEDATSSLDRITELVWDLQSGTHGIQKLADKLATIFVPVVLVLAVVVTALNLVLGTSIDDALLIGLTVLIVSCPCALGLATPLAVAAGIRDALEQSIVVFDDTVFERIRNADTVVFDKTGTLTTGDMTVLETDCDDELLEQAAVLEGRSAHPVGEAIAAVGGAEQTATDGGAVEPSAAHVGDDESDSDGDGLEDDRLEAFESHRHGVSGVVDGEEIVVGHPDLFRSRGWEISEGLEAKIDGHRETGRVPVAVGRNGRATGVIVVGDELREGWGETLSAIPDDTDIVVLTGDDASAAQRFREHAAIDQVFAGVPPEGKAETVDRLKQTGQTVMVGDGTNDAPALAAADLGISLGGGTAMAADAADVALVDDDLSSVETVFELARATDRRVKGNIGWAFCYNAIAIPLAVTGLLNPLLAAIAMGLSSLLVVTNSSRSLLED